A DNA window from Zingiber officinale cultivar Zhangliang chromosome 3A, Zo_v1.1, whole genome shotgun sequence contains the following coding sequences:
- the LOC122052786 gene encoding trans-cinnamate 4-monooxygenase-like, with the protein MDLLFLEKALLALFSAVTLAIVVSKLRGKHFKLPPGPLPLPVFGNWLQVGDDLNHRNLTALAKRFGDIFLLRMGIRNLVVVSSPDLARDVLHAQGVEFGSRTRNVVFDIFTGKGQDMVFTVYGDHWRKMRRIMTVPFFTNKVVQQNRQGWEEEARLVVEDVKKDPKAATEGVVLRRRLQLMMYNNMYRIMFNFRFQSMDDPLFNKLKAANGERSRLAQSFEYNYGDFIPILRPFLRGYLKKCQELKDNRLKLFDDHFVSEKKKLMDKLGSKLELNCAIDHILDAERKGEINYDNVLYIVENINVAAIETTLWSIEWGVAELVNHPEIQCKLRAELDTVLGEGVPITEPDIQRLPYLQAVIKETLRLRMAIPLLVPHMNLHDAKLGGYDIPAESKILVNAWWLANNPAHWKNPEEFRPERFLEEEAKVEANGNDFRYLPFGVGRRSCPGIILALPILGVTLGQLVQNFHLLPPPGTNKVDTTEKGGQFSLHILKHSTIVCKPRA; encoded by the exons ATGGATCTGCTCTTCCTCGAGAAGGCCCTCCTGGCCCTCTTCTCCGCCGTCACCCTCGCCATCGTCGTCTCCAAGCTCCGCGGAAAGCACTTCAAGCTGCCCCCGGGACCCCTCCCGTTACCCGTCTTCGGGAACTGGCTCCAGGTTGGCGACGACCTCAACCACCGGAATCTCACCGCCCTCGCCAAGCGATTCGGCGACATCTTCCTCCTCCGCATGGGCATCCGCAACCTGGTGGTGGTCTCATCGCCGGATCTCGCCCGGGACGTGCTCCACGCGCAGGGCGTCGAGTTCGGATCCCGCACCCGCAACGTGGTCTTCGATATCTTCACTGGCAAGGGGCAGGACATGGTGTTCACCGTATACGGTGACCACTGGCGCAAGATGAGGCGGATCATGACGGTACCCTTCTTCACCAACAAGGTTGTCCAGCAGAACCGACAGGGTTGGGAAGAGGAGGCCCGGCTGGTGGTGGAGGATGTTAAGAAAGACCCCAAGGCAGCCACCGAGGGTGTGGTTCTCCGCCGCCGGCTGCAGCTTATGATGTACAACAACATGTATCGGATCATGTTTAACTTCCGCTTCCAGAGCATGGACGATCCGCTCTTTAACAAGCTCAAAGCCGCCAATGGTGAACGCAGTCGCCTTGCGCAGAGCTTCGAATACAACTACGGCGACTTCATTCCCATTCTCAGACCCTTCCTCAGGGGTTACCTCAAGAAATGCCAAGAGCTCAAGGACAACCGCCTCAAGCTCTTCGATGATCACTTCGTTTCTGAGAAGAA GAAGCTGATGGACAAATTGGGATCAAAGTTAGAGCTCAACTGCGCTATTGATCACATCTTAGATGCTGAGAGGAAGGGAGAAATTAATTATGACAATGTTCTTTACATCGTCGAGAACATCAACGTTGCTG CCATCGAGACGACATTGTGGTCGATTGAATGGGGCGTGGCTGAGCTGGTGAACCACCCGGAGATCCAGTGCAAACTCCGGGCTGAGCTGGACACTGTGTTGGGTGAGGGTGTGCCGATCACGGAGCCGGACATCCAAAGGCTGCCCTACTTGCAGGCAGTTATCAAGGAGACCCTCCGACTGCGGATGGCCATCCCCTTGCTTGTCCCCCACATGAACCTTCACGATGCCAAGCTTGGTGGCTACGACATCCCTGCTGAGAGCAAGATTCTGGTCAATGCCTGGTGGCTCGCCAACAACCCTGCCCACTGGAAGAACCCCGAGGAGTTCCGACCAGAACGGTTTTTGGAGGAGGAGGCCAAGGTGGAGGCAAACGGCAATGACTTCCGGTACTTGCCCTTTGGTGTCGGCCGTCGTAGCTGCCCTGGCATCATCCTCGCCCTCCCCATCCTCGGCGTTACCCTGGGCCAGCTAGTGCAGAATTTCCATTTGTTACCGCCGCCAGGAACGAACAAGGTGGACACCACCGAGAAAGGCGGGCAGTTCAGCCTCCACATCCTCAAGCATTCCACCATAGTCTGCAAGCCCAGGGCGTGA